From the genome of Cydia strobilella chromosome 21, ilCydStro3.1, whole genome shotgun sequence, one region includes:
- the LOC134751075 gene encoding uncharacterized protein LOC134751075 — MSVFSLHSISATSISNTDELTQILSQYRTKAKVHKGSKISSLVTVKLDDTLKLNNINGTRRRKPISVTKKPSRFKDYNKHVVLEVLEPILKKRIEKNKMKQEKLNPYLTISASDLVHKIMSSNIPLNQCDKAKPFKIDDKEFKDIKSMTALIPKSRLVRSAILKDIINKRIDEKDKNNRDLVLESVSRLIENEKLKQRFDLVNPPNSQFSKRQQLLWERIRIKAAEELLLHPKPLPQRATERIYDTLKMDLELEPTEAAEEPGLFKEFKNRIEKQYYLDWIERGQGRVLISTLKPYY, encoded by the coding sequence ATGTCAGTCTTCTCCCTTCACTCGATATCGGCCACCTCAATATCTAATACTGACGAACTAACCCAAATACTGTCCCAATATCGGACTAAAGCTAAAGTACATAAGGGCTCAAAAATCTCTTCCCTAGTTACGGTTAAGCTTGATGACACGTTAAAGCTAAATAATATAAACGGCACAAGAAGGCGAAAGCCTATTTCCGTTACAAAAAAACCATCAAGATTTAAAGATTATAATAAACATGTCGTCTTAGAAGTTCTCGAACCGATACTTAAAAAGAGAATAGAAAAGAATAAAATGAAGCAAGAAAAATTAAATCCATATTTAACTATATCCGCTTCAGATTTAGTTCATAAGATCATGTCAAGTAATATACCATTAAACCAGTGTGACAAAGCTAAACCATTTAAAATTGATGATAAAGAATTTAAGGATATCAAATCTATGACAGCGTTAATACCCAAGTCAAGATTAGTCAGATCTGCCATACTGAAGGATATTATCAACAAGAGAATAGACGAAAAGGATAAAAACAACAGGGATTTAGTTTTAGAATCAGTCAGTCGGTTAATAGAAAATGAGAAATTAAAACAACGTTTCGACTTAGTGAACCCTCCAAATTCGCAATTTAGTAAGAGACAGCAGCTGTTATGGGAAAGAATAAGGATAAAGGCGGCGGAAGAGTTACTTTTACACCCGAAACCTCTTCCTCAGAGGGCTACGGAGAGGATTTATGATACATTGAAGATGGATTTGGAGTTGGAGCCGACGGAAGCGGCGGAGGAACCGGGACTGTTCAAGGAGTTTAAGAATAGAATTGAGAAGCAATATTATCTTGATTGGATTGAGCGAGGACAGGGAAGAGTTCTGATTAGCACTTTAAAGCCTTATTATTAG
- the LOC134751049 gene encoding zinc finger protein 271-like gives MSIETGCVKMEPGEVCVKMEPGEVRVKEEPECEDSAWQGVSTAAADAGLYVDHVVKDELVLGPEERHRPKLLPLQVCSDGSAARAREQLAMGCSVVLERLRDDATVYKPHSCEHCGERFINKSILRKHIQYTNLLFGHKKCNQKSSLNQRIHAGEKPYKCIHCEYKCNSRSDLRKHERTHTGEKPFQCSHCDFKCLDKSNLRRHQMTHTGDKRFQCTYCDYKCNKKPNLKTHQRIHTGEKPFQCSHCDFKCNQKSSLKTHQRIHTGEKPYKCSHCDYKCKFRSNLLQHEWIHTGEKPYKCSHCDYKCNRRSDLRKHERTHTGEKPFQCSHCDYKCGDKSYLRRHQKTHTGTKPFTCRYCDKKFSQKANLFRHQIIHTGEKPFRCSHCDYKCRNKSNLRRHQKTHTGTKPFTCRYCDKKFSQKANLFRHQIIHTGVKPFQCSHCDYKCSQKTNLRRHQKMHTGTKPENVAIATTSAA, from the exons ATGTCAATAGAGACTGGGTGTGTGAAGATGGAGCCCGGAGAGGTGTGTGTGAAGATGGAGCCCGGAGAGGTGCGTGTTAAGGAGGAGCCGGAGTGCGAGGATAGTGCCTGGCAAGGAGTGAGCACGGCGGCTGCGGATGCTGGACTGTATGTTGATCATGTGGTCAAAGACGAGCTCGTGCTGGGCCCCGAGGAGCGGCACCGCCCTAAACTGCTCCCATTACAAG TGTGTTCGGATGGTAGCGCCGCCCGCGCCAGGGAACAGCTCGCGATGGGTTGTTCCGTGGTGCTCGAGCGCCTTCGCGACGACGCCACTGTTTACAAACCACACAGCTGCGAACACTGTGGCGaacgttttataaataaatctattttgAGGAAACACATACAATATACTAACTTGTTATTTGGACACAAAAAATGCAATCAGAAATCAAGCTTAAACCAGAGGATACACGCTGGagaaaagccttacaaatgtattCATTGTGAATACAAGTGCAACAGTAGGTCAGACTTACGAAAACATGAAAGGACACATACTGGCGAGAAGCCTTTTcaatgtagccactgtgatttcAAATGCCTTGATAAATCCAACCTACGACGTCACCAGATGACACATACTGGCGACAAGCGTTTTCAATGTacctactgtgattacaaatgcaatAAGAAACCAAACTTAAAAACACACCAGAGGATACATACTGGAGAAAAGCCTTTTcaatgtagccactgtgatttcAAATGCAATCAGAAATCAAGCTTAAAAACTCACCAGAGGATACACACTGGagaaaagccttacaaatgtagtcattgCGACTACAAGTGCAAGTTTAGGTCAAACTTACTACAACATGAATGGATACATACTGGCGAgaagccttacaaatgtagtcattgCGACTACAAGTGCAACCGTAGGTCAGACTTACGAAAACATGAAAGGACGCATACTGGCGAGAAGCCTTTTcaatgtagccactgtgattacaaatgcggTGATAAATCCTACCTACGACGTCACCAGAAGACGCATACTGGGACGAAGCCTTTTACGTGCAGGTACTGTGATAAAAAATTCAGTCAGAAAGCAAATTTATTTCGGCATCAGATAATACATACTGGCGAGAAGCCTTTTCGATGTAGCCACTGTGACTACAAATGCCGTAATAAATCCAACCTACGACGTCACCAGAAGACGCATACTGGGACGAAGCCTTTTACGTGCAGGTACTGTGATAAAAAATTCAGTCAGAAAGCAAATTTATTTCGGCATCAGATAATACATACTGGGGTGAAGCCATTTcaatgtagccactgtgattacaaatgcagtcagAAAACAAACCTACGACGTCACCAGAAGATGCATACTGGGACGAAGCCTGAAAACGTAGCAATAGCGACTACAAGTGCAGCCTGA